A stretch of Megalobrama amblycephala isolate DHTTF-2021 linkage group LG14, ASM1881202v1, whole genome shotgun sequence DNA encodes these proteins:
- the creld2 gene encoding cysteine-rich with EGF-like domain protein 2, with protein sequence MLLSYSIFYLMFVVLFLPLGFIYTKDFNALCSTCRQIVDNFDKGLEKTANYNFGGGNTAWEERKLSKYESSEIRLMEILEGVCYSSSFECNHMLEENEEHFETWWFKRKTKHPDLFKWFCIETIKVCCPKGLFGPDCNTCVGGADRPCHGNGKCDGDGTRAGNGKCSCDKGYEGEFCLDCSDGYFSALRNDTFSLCKECHESCVTCTGGTNQDCKECRNGWEEDHEGACIDVNECTKDSAPCKDNQYCLNTDGSFSCKACNIGCSGCKGPGADSCLTCADGYKDEEGTCKEENKDEPAFNSEGVQTGDSPENHEDL encoded by the exons ATGTTACTCTCATATAGTATTTTTTACTTgatgtttgttgttttgtttctaCCACTTGGATTTATCTATACAAAGGACTTTAACGCGTTATGCTCAACATGCAGACAAATAGTCGACAATTTTGACAAG GGTCTTGAAAAAACTGCAAATTACAATTTTGGTGGTGGAAACACAGCATGGGAAGAGCGAAAACTCTCCAAATATGAGTCGAG tgAAATTAGGCTGATGGAGATACTGGAGGGCGTGTGTTACAGCAGCAGTTTTGAGTGCAACCACATGTTGGAGGAAAATGAGGAACACTTTGAGACATGGTGGTTCAAGAG GAAAACAAAACACCCAGATCTGTTTAAATGGTTTTGTATTGAGACCATCAAAGTGTGCTGCCCTAAAGGTTTATTTGGTCCTGACTGTAACA cTTGTGTTGGAGGAGCTGACAGACCGTGCCATGGTAATGGCAAATGTGATGGAGATGGAACAAGGGCTGGAAACGGGAAGTGCAGTTGTGATAAGGGATATGAAGGGGAGTTTTGTCTGGACTGCAGTGATGGATATTTTAGTGCACTTAGGAATGATACATTCTCCTTGTGCAAAG aGTGTCATGAGTCTTGTGTTACCTGCACTGGAGGAACTAATCAGGACTGTAAAGAATGTAGAAATGGTTGGGAGGAAGACCATGAAGGAGCATGCATCG ACGTCAATGAGTGCACCAAAGATTCAGCTCCATGCAAAGATAACCAATACTGCCTAAACACAGATGGTTCTTTCTCCTGTAAAG CATGCAATATTGGATGCTCTGGTTGCAAAGGACCTGGTGCCGATAGCTGCCTCACCTGTGCTGATGGCTATAAGGATGAAGAAGGCACCTGCAAGG AAGAGAACAAGGACGAGCCTGCATTTAATTCTGAGGGTGTCCAAACTGGCGACTCACCTGAAAATCATGAGgacctctga